One window of the Trifolium pratense cultivar HEN17-A07 linkage group LG2, ARS_RC_1.1, whole genome shotgun sequence genome contains the following:
- the LOC123905980 gene encoding glucan endo-1,3-beta-glucosidase 11-like, which yields MHRILILSILFSCFLSFSLLADGNAIGVNYGRIANNLPSAFKVVKLLKSQGINRVKLFDTDPAVLLSLSGSGIKVTVNFPNEKLFFAAKKLSYALTWLNKNVVVYYPKTLIESIAVGNEVFVDPHNTTKYLVPAMRNIHKALTINNLHNSIKISSPIALSALGSSYPSSTGSFKPDLIEPVIKPMLNFLRETSSYLMVNVYPFFAYESNADVISLDYALFRENPGNVDPGNGLKYFNIFDAQIDAVFAALNRVQYDDVRVVVSETGWPSKGDSDEVGASPQNAAAYNGNLVKKILNNGGTPLRPNANLTVYLFALFNENKKVGPTSERNFGMFYPDMNKVYDVPFTVAGGLRG from the exons ATGCATCGTATACTCATTCTGTCCATCCTTTTTTCCTGCTTCCTCTCATTTTCACTACTTGCAG ATGGTAATGCCATTGGAGTAAACTATGGTCGCATAGCAAACAACCTACCCTCAGCATTCAAAGTCGTTAAGCTTCTCAAATCACAAGGCATTAACCGGGTCAAACTATTCGACACCGACCCGGCCGTTCTTCTCTCCTTATCCGGATCCGGAATCAAAGTAACCGTCAATTTCCCAAACGAAAAACTCTTCTTCGCCGCCAAAAAACTCTCCTACGCCCTCACATGGCTCAACAAAAACGTCGTCGTTTACTATCCCAAAACCCTAATCGAATCCATCGCAGTTGGCAACGAAGTCTTCGTCGATCCACACAACACCACCAAATACCTCGTTCCCGCCATGAGAAACATTCACAAAGCTCTCACAATCAACAATCTCCACAACTCCATCAAAATCTCTTCCCCAATCGCACTCTCCGCTCTCGGATCCTCATATCCATCCTCAACCGGGTCATTCAAACCCGACCTCATAGAACCCGTTATCAAACCGATGCTAAATTTCCTCCGTGAAACGTCGTCGTATTTGATGGTCAACGTGTATCCGTTTTTCGCTTACGAATCAAACGCTGACGTAATTTCTTTAGATTACGCTTTGTTTCGTGAAAACCCGGGTAATGTGGATCCGGGTAACGGGTTAAAGTATTTCAACATTTTCGATGCACAAATCGACGCGGTTTTTGCGGCGCTTAATCGTGTTCAATACGACGACGTTAGAGTTGTTGTTAGTGAAACGGGTTGGCCTTCGAAAGGAGATAGTGATGAGGTGGGTGCGTCCCCACAGAACGCTGCTGCGTATAACGGTAATCTTGTTAAAAAGATTCTAAATAATGGTGGGACCCCTTTAAGGCCAAACGCGAATCTGACCGTTTATTTGTTTGCGCTGTTTAATGAGAATAAGAAAGTGGGACCTACTTCGGAGAGAAATTTTGGGATGTTTTATCCAGATATGAACAAGGTTTATGATGTTCCGTTTACTGTGGCTGGAGGACTTAGAGGCTAA